The following coding sequences are from one Primulina eburnea isolate SZY01 chromosome 15, ASM2296580v1, whole genome shotgun sequence window:
- the LOC140813920 gene encoding BES1/BZR1 homolog protein 4-like isoform X1 has protein sequence MTSGSRLPTWKERENNKRRERRRRAIAAKIFSGLRLYGNYKLPKHCDNNEVLKTLCNEAGWIVEEDGTTYRKGCKPVERMDIMGSVAVSPCSYQPSPEASFNPSPASSSFPSPISTPYAINVSNTADHSSLIPWLKNLSSGTMPASSKFPHHLYIPDGSISAPVTPPLSSPTSRTPKLRSNWDDAKTNPACPSQRHPFLPYSTPRSPGILTPPDSGWLSGVQTPQEGPSSPTFSLVSPNPFIFKEPLSNGGSRMWTPGQSGACSPAITAGLDKTADVPMSDAISAEFAFGSNTKELVKPWEGERIHDVCVPDDLELTLGNYGTR, from the exons ATGACGTCGGGCTCGAGGTTGCCGACTTGGAAGGAGAGAGAGAACAACAAGCGGAGGGAGCGGCGGCGGCGTGCGATCGCGGCCAAGATCTTTTCCGGATTGCGCTTGTACGGAAACTACAAGCTCCCCAAACACTGTGACAACAACGAGGTCTTGAAAACTCTTTGCAACGAAGCTGGTTGGATCGTAGAAGAAGACGGGACCACATACAGAAAG GGTTGCAAGCCTGTTGAACGAATGGACATCATGGGTTCAGTAGCAGTCAGCCCATGCTCGTATCAACCAAGCCCAGaagcctctttcaatccaagccCTGCATCGTCTTCGTTTCCTAGCCCCATCTCTACTCCTTATGCTATAAATGTCAGTAACACCGCTGATCATAGCTCTCTCATCCCATGGTTAAAAAACTTATCATCCGGCACGATGCCCGCTTCATCTAAGTTCCCGCATCATCTCTATATACCAGACGGTTCTATCAGTGCTCCAGTCACCCCTCCACTGAGCTCACCAACTTCACGTACTCCTAAATTGAGAAGTAACTGGGATGACGCAAAAACCAATCCAGCATGTCCTAGTCAGCGCCATCCATTCCTACCCTATTCTACTCCTCGAAGTCCTGGTATACTAACTCCACCTGATTCAGGATGGCTTTCTGGTGTTCAAACCCCTCAAGAGGGACCCTCGTCTCCAACATTCAGCCTTGTATCACCAAACCCATTTATTTTCAAAGAACCATTGTCAAATGGAGGTTCCCGTATGTGGACCCCAGGGCAAAGCGGAGCTTGCTCTCCTGCTATCACAGCAGGGCTTGACAAGACAGCTGATGTTCCTATGTCCGACGCAATTTCAGCTGAGTTTGCCTTTGGAAGCAATACCAAGGAACTAGTGAAACCATGGGAAGGAGAGCGTATACATGATGTGTGTGTTCCTGATGATCTCGAACTTACTCTTGGGAATTATGGTACTAG GTGA
- the LOC140813920 gene encoding BES1/BZR1 homolog protein 4-like isoform X2: MTSGSRLPTWKERENNKRRERRRRAIAAKIFSGLRLYGNYKLPKHCDNNEVLKTLCNEAGWIVEEDGTTYRKGCKPVERMDIMGSVAVSPCSYQPSPEASFNPSPASSSFPSPISTPYAINVSNTADHSSLIPWLKNLSSGTMPASSKFPHHLYIPDGSISAPVTPPLSSPTSRTPKLRSNWDDAKTNPACPSQRHPFLPYSTPRSPGILTPPDSGWLSGVQTPQEGPSSPTFSLVSPNPFIFKEPLSNGGSRMWTPGQSGACSPAITAGLDKTADVPMSDAISAEFAFGSNTKELVKPWEGERIHDVCVPDDLELTLGNYGTR, from the exons ATGACGTCGGGCTCGAGGTTGCCGACTTGGAAGGAGAGAGAGAACAACAAGCGGAGGGAGCGGCGGCGGCGTGCGATCGCGGCCAAGATCTTTTCCGGATTGCGCTTGTACGGAAACTACAAGCTCCCCAAACACTGTGACAACAACGAGGTCTTGAAAACTCTTTGCAACGAAGCTGGTTGGATCGTAGAAGAAGACGGGACCACATACAGAAAG GGTTGCAAGCCTGTTGAACGAATGGACATCATGGGTTCAGTAGCAGTCAGCCCATGCTCGTATCAACCAAGCCCAGaagcctctttcaatccaagccCTGCATCGTCTTCGTTTCCTAGCCCCATCTCTACTCCTTATGCTATAAATGTCAGTAACACCGCTGATCATAGCTCTCTCATCCCATGGTTAAAAAACTTATCATCCGGCACGATGCCCGCTTCATCTAAGTTCCCGCATCATCTCTATATACCAGACGGTTCTATCAGTGCTCCAGTCACCCCTCCACTGAGCTCACCAACTTCACGTACTCCTAAATTGAGAAGTAACTGGGATGACGCAAAAACCAATCCAGCATGTCCTAGTCAGCGCCATCCATTCCTACCCTATTCTACTCCTCGAAGTCCTGGTATACTAACTCCACCTGATTCAGGATGGCTTTCTGGTGTTCAAACCCCTCAAGAGGGACCCTCGTCTCCAACATTCAGCCTTGTATCACCAAACCCATTTATTTTCAAAGAACCATTGTCAAATGGAGGTTCCCGTATGTGGACCCCAGGGCAAAGCGGAGCTTGCTCTCCTGCTATCACAGCAGGGCTTGACAAGACAGCTGATGTTCCTATGTCCGACGCAATTTCAGCTGAGTTTGCCTTTGGAAGCAATACCAAGGAACTAGTGAAACCATGGGAAGGAGAGCGTATACATGATGTGTGTGTTCCTGATGATCTCGAACTTACTCTTGGGAATTATGGTACTAGGTAA
- the LOC140814696 gene encoding MACPF domain-containing protein CAD1-like, whose product MDFPEKSISSTSPAVPENSLITTLCNSIQALGRGFDVTSDIRLLYCKGAPGSRLVHIDEENTEDLEISESYAIRDVSVDIGCSVGQSSNVKTPVWTFYEMAKYFNEKSDIPGDIPLGSFNAMFNFTGSWQLDAAATQSLVMVGFIIPLYTVALTNLNLILREEVKSAVPYSWDPASLASFIENYGTHIVTSATIGGRDIVYIRQHQPSPLSMSDIEIYVKDIGEQRFSDSKGYVSSGALKYKDKDVTVIFRRRGGDDLEQSYDKWARTVEGAPDVINMTFMPIVSLLEGVPGIKHLARAIELYLEYKPPIEDLQYFLDFQIPRVWAPEQNNLQRKEPVCPSLQFSLMGPKLYISPEQVAVGRKPVTGLKLSLDGSKQNRLSINLQHLVSLPKILQPHWDSHMAIGAPRWQGPEEQDSRWFEPIKWKKFSHVSTAPIEYTDTCIGDLSGVHIVTGAQLGVWDFGAKSVLHLKLLFSKVPGCTLRRSVWDHSPSNLSAAQKLDGSSTSLPNEKGDGSSIVGKLAKIVDMTEMLKGPQDMPGHWLVTGAKLGVDKGKIVLRVKYSLLNY is encoded by the exons ATGGATTTCCCAGAGAAGAGcatcagtagcacaagcccggcaGTTCCAGAAAATTCACTGATCACCACTCTCTGCAACTCAATCCAAGCTCTGGGACGGGGTTTTGACGTCACCTCTGACATTAGGTTGCTTTATTGTAAAGGAGCCCCTGGCTCTAGGTTGGTGCATATCGATGAAGAAAACACCGAAGATCTTGAAATTTCTGAATCTTATGCAATCCGTGATGTTTCTGTTGACATTGGGTGTTCTGTAGGCCAGAGCTCTAATGTGAAGACCCCTGTTTGGACTTTCTACGAG ATGGCTAagtattttaatgaaaaatcaGATATACCTGGTGATATACCGCTTGGAAGCTTCAATGCCATGTTTAATTTCACTGGCTCTTGGCAGCTTGATGCAGCAGCTACACAATCCCTCGTGATGGTTGGATTCATTATCCCCTTATATACGGTCGCACTAACAAATCTCAATTTAATTTTGCGTGAAGAAGTCAAAAGTGCCGTTCCATATTCTTGGGACCCTGCATCCTTGGCAAG CTTTATTGAAAACTATGGCACTCATATCGTTACCTCAGCGACAATTGGAGGAAGGGATATTGTCTACATTAGACAGCATCAGCCATCGCCATTATCAATGTCAGATATTGAAATATACGTGAAAGACATTGGAGAGCAGAGGTTCTCAGATTCAAAGGGTTATGTTAGTTCTGGTGCCTTAAAATACAAGGACAAG GATGTTACCGTCATTTTCAGAAGGAGAGGAGGAGATGACCTTGAACAGAGCTATGACAAGTGGGCCAGGACCGTAGAAGGAGCTCCTGATGTTATCAACATGACATTTATGCCCATTGTGTCTTTGCTTGAAGGAGTACCTGGAATAAAACACTTAGCTCGTGCTATTGAATTGTACTTGGAGT ATAAGCCGCCTATCGAGGATCTACAGTATTTCTTGGATTTCCAAATTCCTCGGGTTTGGGCTCCTGAGCAGAACAACCTACAAAGGAAGGAACCCGTGTGTCCATCTCTTCAGTTCAGTTTAATGGGTCCTAAACTTTATATAAGCCCTGAACAG GTTGCTGTAGGACGTAAGCCTGTCACAGGGCTCAAGCTCAGCCTAGATGGTTCCAAGCAAAATCGTCTTTCTATAAACCTGCAACATCTAGTGTCTCTTCCGAAAATTCTTCAACCCCATTGGGACTCCCACATGGCTATAGGTGCACCGAGGTGGCAAGGACCCGAAGAGCAGGATAGTAGATGGTTTGAACCAATTAAGTGGAAAAAATTCTCGCATGTAAGCACTGCACCAATAGAGTACACAGATACATGCATCGGAGATCTTTCTGGCGTTCATATTGTCACCGGGGCTCAGCTAGGTGTATGGGATTTTGGGGCAAAAAGCGTGCTTCACCTTAAACTCCTATTTTCCAAAGTACCAGGATGTACTTTAAGGCGATCTGTGTGGGATCATAGCCCCTCAAATCTATCTGCTGCACAAAAGCTTGATGGCTCGTCTACTTCATTACCAAACGAAAAAGGGGATGGTTCCAGCATAGTAGGAAAACTGGCAAAAATTGTGGATATGACAGAAATGTTGAAAGGGCCCCAAGATATGCCAGGGCACTGGTTGGTAACCGGAGCCAAGCTTGGAGTTGATAAAGGGAAAATTGTTTTACGTGTAAAGTATTCTCTACTGAACTATTGA